The genomic segment CGCGACGAGACGGCGGGGCTGGCGGTGGTGAATACCACACTCCGCACTCTTTTTTTCTCGGGACGCGCGTGCCGCGCGAAAAAGTCCATCATCGGCGCCCAGTCGAGGCAGTCCGATCCCGGCTCGGGCGATTCGTCCCACCAGTGGCCCTTGCCGGGCACTTCGCGAAACACGTAATCCATGTTCAGCGAATCGAGCACACGCACCATGGCGCGCGCCTCCTCTACCGACACGTCGTCGTCGTCGGTGCCGTGCAACACGTAGCTGCCGAAGCGGCGCGCATTTTCGGCCATGAAGTACGTGTCGCTGGGCAGCGCGGCGCGCTGCAGCATGAGCCCCATGGGCGTGCGGCTCAGCGGCGGATTGTTGTGCCTGTACGAACGAAACGAAATCCATCCCGCGCTCGGACCGATGGCGGCCCAGCGGTCGGGATAATGAAATCCGAGCTGCCAGGTGCCGTGACCACCCATAGAATGTCCGCTCAGATACACACGCGCGGGATCCGGCGTGTACGTGCGCATGGCGATGTCGAATACTTCGAGCGCGTCGAGCCGGCCCCAGTCTTCCCAACTGAATCCGTAGGGACGCCTGTTGGTGGGTGCCACGATGTTGGCCCAGGTTTTCGAGGAATACGCCGAGGCATGCCCTATGGCCTCGACACTCGCGCCGTGTAACGAGAACAGCAGCGCGGGCGGCGTGCCGCCGACAGGCGACACGGGATTGACGGCGTAATATTGCACGCTCCCGTCGATGCCGCTCGTGAAGGTCTCACGGCGCGGCGCGCTGGGCGGCACGGTTTTGAGCGTGATGGTGACGGTGTCGTAACGCTGCAGCACCTGCGCCGCTTCTGCACTGCGCATCGAGGCCGAGGCCAGGCGGAGCTGCACCTGTATCGGTTCCCTGCCCGCGGGTGTATGGATGCGGAAGTCGAAGGGCACCTTGCGCAAGGCCATCGCGGGAATCTCGGGCACGGGTGTTTCGATCCATCGATCACTGCCGCGTTCGGAACATTGCAGCACGGCGCCGCGGAGCGGCACATCGCGACGATTCACGATGATCACGGCGCCCGTGTCGCGTCCGGTGTACCCCTCCACAATGTCGGGCACGGTCAGGTCGCGCGTGTTGAAAAAGATCTCGGCATCCCGTACCGTCGCGCCCGGAGTGGAAGCGACACTCACCGTGCCGTCGGCCTTGCGCGTCATGGTGGACTGTTCGGGCACGGAACGCCGCACCACGGCCAGGCCCACCTTCAGCATCCCGCGCGCGCAGAGGAACAAAAGAGTGTTCCGTCCTTTTTTCAGCGCGACGGGAATGAGCGGATAGTTGAACTGCGGCGCCCAGGAGGGATACTCGTCCTGCATCTCGTACTGATTGCTCGAGCGGGGCGTGCCGTTGACGAACAGGAAGCTGTGTCCGCGGGCGTGCAACACCACGGCGGTGTCGGCGGTCGCGTCGATGGTGACCACGGCGTAGCCGCGGCGCAGGGCGGGATGACGGAACCAGCCCGCGCTGTCGGTTCCAGCGCGCTCCCAGGTGCCGATCACGGAGTCGCGCAGGCGGAGCTGCTCGCCGGCCTGCGGATCACGCCAGGCGCCTGTCACCAAGGCGTACGTGACGGGATCCCGCGAGGAGACAAGATCGAAGTGTCCCGGCGCCGCGGGCGCAACCAGAGCGCTGCGCAGCACGATTTCCGGATCCGATTCGGGAGCGGTCTGCCCCGGCGCATCAACACCGGCGAGCAGGGCAAGACACAGGAGCAACACTGCCACGAGACGGGAGTTGCGTGGCGGGAGGCGGAACGCGCGGACGATCATGAGATGATGTTCAAGGGATGGGGTGGACGCGGAACGGGCTGTAACCGCACCGGTGAGCCATGGACACGGGAGCGGCATAACGCCGCTCCGCAATATCCCGAAATCAGGGTCCACGACCAAAACGCCGCGCTCCGTCACATGGCTGCGGAAGCAGGAGCGACCCTGTGGCCACCGCTCCCGAATGCACGGTAGCGCGCGCCGGGCGACTCAGTTCGCGAGTTCGAAGCGGTGCGCCGACGTGTCGATACAGGGGAAGGAGACGGTGAACACCGTGCCCACGCCCTTGCGGCTGTCCACTTCGATGCGGCCGCCGTTGCCCTCGATGTATTTGCGTGACAGCGGCAGGCCCAGACCCAGACCTTCGTACGACCGCGTGAAACCGGTGGTCTCCTGCGAAAACTCGAGAAACACCTGGCCGAGATACTCGCTCGAGATCCCGATACCGGTGTCACGGACCTGCACACGCGCCTCGCCCGCGTCCACGAGCAAGTCGAGTGTCACGCGCCCTTCCTTCGTGAACTTGATAGCATTGTCGATCAGGTTGATGAAGGCCTGGTCCAGCGCGTAGCGGTCGGCGTTGATAAACACCGGTTCGCGGGTGCAGTACGTCATCTCGATGCCCTTCTGCTCGGCAAGATGCTGCATCTCGCGCACAAGATGGTCGAGTTCGGCGTTGACGTCGAGGATTTCCGGGTGGAACACGTACATGCCGGCCTGAATTTTCGAGGTATTGATAACATTTTCGACCGTGCGGGTCAGTCGTTTTGCACCCGCATCCAGCTGCGCGAACAGCTCGAGGTCGCCGGCATCCACCTTTTCACCGAGCACGGATCGGATCACCCCGGCATACCCGAGGATGATGTTGAGGGGTGTGCGGATTTCGTGCGACATGTTTGCCAGTATC from the Ignavibacteriota bacterium genome contains:
- a CDS encoding prolyl oligopeptidase family serine peptidase, coding for MPLPCPWLTGAVTARSASTPSLEHHLMIVRAFRLPPRNSRLVAVLLLCLALLAGVDAPGQTAPESDPEIVLRSALVAPAAPGHFDLVSSRDPVTYALVTGAWRDPQAGEQLRLRDSVIGTWERAGTDSAGWFRHPALRRGYAVVTIDATADTAVVLHARGHSFLFVNGTPRSSNQYEMQDEYPSWAPQFNYPLIPVALKKGRNTLLFLCARGMLKVGLAVVRRSVPEQSTMTRKADGTVSVASTPGATVRDAEIFFNTRDLTVPDIVEGYTGRDTGAVIIVNRRDVPLRGAVLQCSERGSDRWIETPVPEIPAMALRKVPFDFRIHTPAGREPIQVQLRLASASMRSAEAAQVLQRYDTVTITLKTVPPSAPRRETFTSGIDGSVQYYAVNPVSPVGGTPPALLFSLHGASVEAIGHASAYSSKTWANIVAPTNRRPYGFSWEDWGRLDALEVFDIAMRTYTPDPARVYLSGHSMGGHGTWQLGFHYPDRWAAIGPSAGWISFRSYRHNNPPLSRTPMGLMLQRAALPSDTYFMAENARRFGSYVLHGTDDDDVSVEEARAMVRVLDSLNMDYVFREVPGKGHWWDESPEPGSDCLDWAPMMDFFARHARPEKKRVRSVVFTTASPAVSSRCDWAEILQQEKAWMPTRINIRVDPKLGRFIGSTENVSQLALETLPLERTDSVWVELDGQPAVPFALALGTQRVVLTRSGAGWVPGASNAALKSPQRGGPFKDAFRNSMVFVYGTRGSEDENRWAFEKARADAEQFWYQGNGSVDVLADSDFSPEAHAGRNVILYGNATTNGAWKPLLGNCPVQVTRGEVRIGGRSVKKSDLCVLFLYPRPGDPACSVGAVSGTGLQGLRTTMRLAYLSAGVAFPDLFIAGPAMLLDGESGVVCAGFFGNDWSIERGEFVWSQDR